The following nucleotide sequence is from Terriglobales bacterium.
TATGAAGGTTCTGTTCGTGATCCTGGTGCTCTGCACCCTTGCCCTCCTGGGTGTGGGCGCGGCGGTTTTTCTGCGTGCGCGGCGCCACATGCGACGGCAGGCATCCGACACGGCGCTTCGCCCCGCCATGCCGGACGTCGAAGAAGACCACGCGGATCCGATCAGACATTGAGGCAATCATGTCCAAGTCCCTGACCCAGACCGTCAGCCGCATCGAAAGCTGGTGGATCCAACTCGCGCTGGTGGTGGGCGCCAGCTTCTTCGTCGCCCTCTGCGCCCGCATCACCCTGCCACTTCCCTTCACGCCCGTGCCCCTGACGGTGCAGAACTTCGGCGTGCTGCTGGTAGCGCTGGCGCTGGGCAGCAAGCGGGGATTCGCCGCCATGGCCCTGTATCTGGCGGAAGGCGCGTCGGGCATGCCGGTCTTCAACCCTGCCGGCGCCGGCGGCGTGGCCCAGTTGCTCGGCCCGACCGGCGGGTATCTTCTGGCCTATCCCGTGGTCGCGTTCGTGACCGGCCTCATCGCCGAGCGCGGCGTCAGGAGTTTCGCCCGCTATGCTGTCGCCGCGGTCGCGGGAGAACTGGTGCTGTTCGCTGGTGGCCTGAGCTGGTTGCTCGTCCTGTCGCACGGGTCCTGGAAGCTGGCAGCGCAGTTCGGGCTGTACCCGTTCGTATTCGCCGAAGTGGCCAAGGTGATGGCCGCCGCAGGCGCAGCCGCGAGAGTGCCGCGTCTGGAAGCCAAGTGAGCCGTTCCCTGCAAGAAAAGGCGTCCATGCCCCGTGGTTCCGTCTCCGACAAGGCCCGTGAGGTCACCATCGCGCACAGCCCCGACTCCGACGACGCCTTCATGTTCTACGCCATGGCCACCAACAAGGTGCGCGTCAAGGGACTGAAATTCGCGCACACGCTCTGTGACATCGAGACCCTGAACCGCCGCGCCATGGACGAGGGGCACTTCGACGTCACCGCCGTCTCCTTCCATGCTTATCCCTACATCCAGGAGCGATACGCGCTGTTGCCTTGCGGGGGCAGCGTGGGCGAGGGGTACGGGCCTATGGTGGTTTCATCCCGCGTGCTCAACCTCGACGAGGTGAAGCAGGTCACGGTCGCGGTCCCCGGCAGGCTGACCACCGCTTTCCTGGCGCTGAGACTGTTCGCCCCGACCATCGAGACCGAGGTCGTGCCCTTCGATCAGATCATTCCCCAGGTGCTGGAGGGCAAGTACGACGCCGGGCTCATCATCCACGAAGGCCAGTTGACCTACGATAAAGCCGGGCTCCATCGCGTCCTTGATTTGGGCAAGTGGTGGCGCGACATGACCGGCCTGCCGCTGCCCCTGGGCGGGAACGCCATCCGCCGCGACCTCGGCCCGGAGTTGATCGCGAGCGTCACCCAGGCCCTGCGCGACAGCATCCAGTACGCCCTCGAGCACCGCCCGGCGGCGCTGGAGTACGCCATGCAGTTCGCCCGCGACCTCGATAGCCACTCCGCCGACAAGTTCGTCGGCATGTACGTCAACGAGCGCACCCTCGACTACGGTCCCGAGGGCCGCGAAGCGGTGCGTCGGCTCCTCGACATGGGACACGCCGCCGGCATCATCCCCCATAAGCCAAAAGTCGAATTCGTCGGCTGAACCTCGGTAGAGACGCCCGTCAGGGCGTCTCACCATGCCGGTTTGCCCGCCTGGAGGAAGCATGAAGCACGCCGTCATCCTCTCTCTCGTCCTGTTCTCTGCACTCGTATTCGCCCAACAGCAGCCGAAGACTCCTGAACCTGCTAAGCCCACTCAAGCGAATCCCAACGACGTAAAGTCCGTCGATGCCACCATCCGGGCGCTTTACGACGTGATCTCCGGCCCCGCCGGGCACCCGCGCGACTGGAGCCGTATGCGCTCGCTCTTCCACTCCGGGGCCCGGTTGGTCCCCACCGGCAAGCGTCCCAACGATCCCCAGGTCGGAGCCCGCGTGCTGACCGTCGAAGACTACATCGAGCGCACAACCCCGTTCTTTGCCAAGGAAGGCTTCTACGAGAACGAGGTATCGCGCAAGCAGGAGCAGTTCGGCAGCATCGCCCACGTCTTCAGTACCTATGAGTCGAGGCACGCCAAGGGCGAACAGCCCTTCCAGCGGGGCATCAACAGCATCCAGTTGTTCTTTGACGGCACCCGTTGGTGGGTGATGACGGTGATGTGGGACGCCGAGACCCCGCAGCAGCCCATCCCGGAGAAGTACCTGCGATAGGCGTTACTTCCGGGACTCGTGGCTGTAGTACTTGCCGATCATGACCCCGATCTCCACCGCGGCGTCGGCGTCGAGGTGATGGAACTCGAAGCCGACGCCCTGCCCCTGGCGGTAGCGGGGGACCATTGTGATCTTGCGGTGGATGCCCTCGGCCTCGTCCATGATCCGCAACTCGATCTTCTTCCCCAGTTCGAAGCTCTCCTGGGTATCGACCATCAGGCCGCCGCGCCCCAGCACGGTGACGGGCCCGATCTCCTTGCCCGAGGTCGTCTGCAGATGGATCCGTGCGCTGGCCGGAATGCCGACTCGCTCGAACCTGCGTCGCTCATCGCTGCGTGTCATGTCCGCTCCTCGTAGTACTTGCCGATCAGGATGCCCACGTCCACGGCCGCCTCGGCATCCAGGTCGCGGAATTCCAGGCCGACATGGCGTGCGCCGGCATGGCGCACCACCACGTTCACCTGGAAGCGGATCTTCTCGCTCTGGTCGCTGATGACGATCT
It contains:
- a CDS encoding biotin transporter BioY, yielding MSKSLTQTVSRIESWWIQLALVVGASFFVALCARITLPLPFTPVPLTVQNFGVLLVALALGSKRGFAAMALYLAEGASGMPVFNPAGAGGVAQLLGPTGGYLLAYPVVAFVTGLIAERGVRSFARYAVAAVAGELVLFAGGLSWLLVLSHGSWKLAAQFGLYPFVFAEVAKVMAAAGAAARVPRLEAK
- a CDS encoding MqnA/MqnD/SBP family protein, with product MPRGSVSDKAREVTIAHSPDSDDAFMFYAMATNKVRVKGLKFAHTLCDIETLNRRAMDEGHFDVTAVSFHAYPYIQERYALLPCGGSVGEGYGPMVVSSRVLNLDEVKQVTVAVPGRLTTAFLALRLFAPTIETEVVPFDQIIPQVLEGKYDAGLIIHEGQLTYDKAGLHRVLDLGKWWRDMTGLPLPLGGNAIRRDLGPELIASVTQALRDSIQYALEHRPAALEYAMQFARDLDSHSADKFVGMYVNERTLDYGPEGREAVRRLLDMGHAAGIIPHKPKVEFVG
- a CDS encoding PilZ domain-containing protein, which encodes MTRSDERRRFERVGIPASARIHLQTTSGKEIGPVTVLGRGGLMVDTQESFELGKKIELRIMDEAEGIHRKITMVPRYRQGQGVGFEFHHLDADAAVEIGVMIGKYYSHESRK